In a single window of the Trichoderma breve strain T069 chromosome 6, whole genome shotgun sequence genome:
- a CDS encoding ankyrin repeats (3 copies) domain-containing protein: protein MASREDYLVGWVCALPVEVAAAKATLDHIHDNLPSSPEHNLDDSNNYILGSLQGHNVVIAYPTSGVYGQVSVASVATQLLASFKSIRFTLMVGIAGGVPETKEDIRLGDVVYDVNGEQVDDQNQLVRGRASDQPTPLLLTAMGKAETAAIFDESHMSKYISEIVQKDPVAFAHPGPGQDVLFEPDYHHTAIESEEDGCEHCNPDRIRPRQPRETQDPIVHYGLIVSGNSLIRHGATRDQLAQKQGALCLETEVNGLKNAAKYLVIRGICDYADSHSSKLWHAYAAAAAAAYAKEILSFIPTIVKATTLATNTYAEAAPVLDALLLTRPEVDRKSLIALKGRRVDGTCEWLVQHPSYQGWLADANQPLLWISGGPGKGKTMLSIYITEVLQPIVDVGENVLLYYFCSNRDKNRNTALTIMRGIIHQWISRHSHLAQHVRSSFEGTETTKYTVSSFVSLWRVFLTLLQQSGSSQVVCVLDGLDECEKESLGQLLDAIGTYLSKSEEKERPRLKLILLSRPQPAILERSLGQYEQIKLDASGTEISRDIETYIFAKVAELAYDQNLSEEQIAQVQKALLAGADGTFLWVGFVANELQGRSWDKMNEILHRVPKGLGGVYQRLLQQIEDKDALVPILQWVVLAARPLTLDELTAATGIKGSGNFSATDVIRNRLRLCGLMVKIQGNVVNLVHESAKEFFQSNQVNIKGISRFRMSHDTHRSLMRTCLEHVERGYGSPGNMKERSAKYPLLTYASQYWPVESPIRDDWWKFYWEQEKNGRNPPKFTLLHLAAYLGNVSWAKLLIKESSRAISRKDNYGRTPLSWAVNRGHRDMVELLLDHGARINVKDRSDLTALHVAVTGQHKEIVSVLIDRGARLESKSEHGDTPLIRAIQANSREIIQILLERGARVNKLPTPPGVASLRPPTDPMEERVKELLTLQEPIFLARYNKASRNVGMVMKALGLSFRFPIILRLMTLYLKFIAFDRWEHMSVLQELVDENRTDELREWAEQYREFFVQLVVARNPRRLTAMTDLPTQIFRAVAPGDLHALLAIAVLVGSETKLAANRQGWREGDFITARAFSHWAAVAYDRDAEEYLHYGVREFLNDFDACIQSGNREDNVHRSALLLTCQFGMLDNKEPKPIDYFARVIAEFYEGYIGSSHEVDLFSDLNQACANELMVISQTQDSHRLSLFLTSIVQFAQRSQDKGLDRFLNIPSASCLILCQENAAAHRWLIGEAIPEAFSALIAQQPAGALQKRACKTLVECLIIAKQYGLALPAAELKQRVKQHLHELPGIENMIKGIIGL, encoded by the exons ATGGCGTCCCGTGAGGACTACTTAGTTGGGTGGGTTTGCGCATTGCCGGTAGAGGTTGCGGCAGCCAAAGCGACGCTTGATCACATTCATGATAACCTGCCTTCATCACCTGAACACAACTTGGACGACAGCAACAACTATATTCTAGGCAGTCTTCAAGGTCACAATGTCGTGATCGCGTATCCAACTTCTGGCGTCTATGGCCAAGTGTCGGTGGCGAGCGTGGCCACCCAGCTGCTCGCCAGCTTCAAATCTATCCGGTTCACTCTGATGGTTGGCATTGCAGGAGGGGTTCCAGAAACCAAAGAGGATATTCGTCTTGGCGATGTCGTT TACGACGTAAACGGGGAGCAAGTCGATGATCAAAATCAGTTGGTTCGCGGCAGGGCATCAGATCAGCCGACACCATTACTTCTTACAGCTATGGGAAAGGCCGAGACAGCCGCCATCTTTGATGAAAGTCATATGTCTAAGTACATCTCTGAGATTGTGCAGAAAGATCCCGTGGCCTTTGCCCATCCTGGCCCAGGGCAAGACGTCCTCTTTGAACCAGACTATCATCACACAGCCATTGagtctgaagaagatggatgcGAACATTGCAATCCAGATAGGATCCGGCCTCGGCAGCCACGGGAGACACAAGACCCCATAGTTCATTATGGGTTGATTGTCTCTGGGAATTCTCTGATACGCCACGGAGCGACCCGGGACCAGCTCGCGCAGAAGCAAGGCGCTCTCTGTTTGGAGACGGAGGTGAACGGCCTGAAAAATGCTGCCAAGTACTTGGTCATTCGAGGAATCTGCGACTATGCAGATTCGCATAGCTCCAAGCTCTGGCATGCctacgccgccgccgcagcagcagcatatgCTAAAGAGATCCTTTCTTTCATACCAACGATTGTCAAGGCGACAACTCTGGCAACAAACACATATGCTGAGGCCGCGCCGGTCCTTGATGCTTTGCTACTAACCCGGCCCGAAGTTGACCGGAAATCCCTTATTGCTTTGAAAGGGCGCAGAGTTGATGGCACCTGCGAGTGGCTCGTACAGCACCCCAGCTATCAGGGGTGGCTGGCAGACGCCAACCAACCACTTCTCTGGATCTCAGGCGGCCCTGGAAAAGGGAAGACCATGCTGTCAATCTATATTACCGAAGTGCTACAGCCAATTGTTGACGTCGGTGAAAATGTTCTCCTTTATTATTTCTGTAGCAACCGCGATAAGAACCGCAACACCGCACTTACCATCATGAGAGGCATCATACATCAATGGATCAGCCGCCATTCACACTTGGCGCAACACGTCAGGAGTTCCTTCGAGGGCACTGAAACAACCAAATATACCGTCTCCAGCTTCGTCTCCTTGTGGAGGGTGTTTCTTACTCTGCTTCAGCAGAGCGGGTCTTCTCAGGTAGTCTGTGTGCTGGATGGTTTGGACGAATGCGAAAAGGAATCACTCGGGCAGCTTCTCGATGCCATTGGAACCTATCTATCGAAGTctgaggaaaaggagagaccACGACTGAAGctcattcttctctctcgacCACAACCAGCCATTTTGGAGAGATCGCTTGGCCAATATGAACAGATCAAATTGGACGCTTCTGGTACAGAGATTTCGCGTGATATAGAGACATACATCTTCGCCAAAGTTGCCGAACTGGCATACGACCAAAACCTCTCGGAAGAACAGATTGCCCAAGTTCAAAAGGCATTGTTGGCTGGCGCTGATGGTACCTTTTTGTGGGTTGGATTCGTTGCCAATGAGCTTCAGGGCAGGAGTTGGGACAAAATGAATGAGATTCTCCATCGTGTTCCTAAAGGCCTTGGTGGTGTCTACCAACGGCTTCTTCAGCAAATTGAGGACAAGGATGCGCTGGTCCCTATTCTTCAATGGGTTGTTCTGGCTGCCCGGCCTCTCACACTGGATGAGTTGACGGCGGCCACCGGGATTAAGGGATCTGGGAACTTTTCGGCAACGGACGTGATTAGGAATCGGCTCAGACTCTGCGGACTAATGGTGAAAATCCAAGGAAATGTAGTCAACCTGGTCCACGAGTCGGCAAAGGAGTTTTTTCAGAGCAATCAAGTCAACATCAAAGGGATCAGCAGGTTCCGCATGAGCCACGACACTCATAGGAGTCTTATGCGAACCTGCCTAGAACACGTTGAACGTGGTTATGGAAGCCCCGGAAATATGAAAGAGAGATCTGCCAAATACCCTCTCTTGACTTATGCCAGCCAGTATTGGCCG GTTGAGTCTCCAATCCGGGACGATTGGTGGAAATTCTACtgggagcaggagaagaatgGCAGAAATCCGCCCAAGTTCACGCTCTTGCATCTTGCTGCGTACCTTGGCAATGTATCTTGGGCCAAGTTGCTGATCAAAGAGAGTTCTCGTGCCATTTCGAGAAAGGACAATTACGGCCGGACGCCACTTTCCTGGGCCGTCAACAGAGGTCACCGAGACATGGTTGAATTGCTGCTTGACCATGGTGCTCGTATCAATGTCAAAGATCGGAGCGATTTGACAGCACTCCATGTAGCGGTTACTGGACAGCACAAGGAGATTGTGTCTGTGCTGATCGACCGGGGTGCCCGTCTCGAGAGTAAATCCGAGCATGGCGACACACCCCTGATTCGAGCCATTCAAGCGAACTCGAGGGAAATCATCCAGATTTTACTCGAGCGTGGAGCACGTGTGAACAAATTGCCAACTCCTCCAGGAGTTGCATCCCTGAGACCACCTACGGATCCAATGGAAGAGCGGGTAAAGGAGCTATTGACGCTTCAAGAACCAATTTTCCTTGCAAGATACAACAAAGCATCACGAAATGTTGGCATGGTCATGAAAGCCCTAGGCCTTTCGTTCCGCTTTCCCATCATTCTTCGGTTGATGACACTGTATTTGAAGTTTATAGCGTTTGACCGCTGGGAGCATATGTCTGTACTGCAGGAGCTCGTTGACGAGAACAGAACAGACGAACTGCGAGAATGGGCTGAACAGTATCGCGAGTTCTTCGTCCAGTTGGTTGTTGCCAGAAATCCTAGAAGATTAACGGCCATGACCGACTTGCCAACGCAGATATTCCGGGCCGTCGCTCCTGGAGATCTTCACGCATTGCTGGCAATCGCAGTTCTTGTCGGTTCGGAAACTAAACTCGCAGCCAATCGAcaaggatggagagaaggagatttCATCACAGCGAGGGCATTCTCACATTGGGCCGCCGTTGCCTATGACAGAGACGCAGAAGAGTACTTGCACTATGGTGTTCGCGAGTTCTTGAACGATTTCGATGCTTGTATTCAAAGTGGAAACCGAGAAGATAACGTGCATCGTTCGGCGTTACTCTTGACCTGCCAGTTTGGCATGCTCGATAACAAAGAGCCGAAACCGATCGATTACTTCGCTAGGGTCATTGCAGAATTCTACGAGGGATACattggcagcagccatgaagTTGACTTGTTCAGTGACTTGAACCAGGCATGCGCCAATGAGCTCATGGTCATCAGCCAAACCCAAGACTCTCACAGGCTATCTCTCTTCCTGACGAGCATTGTCCAATTTGCTCAGCGTTCTCAAGACAAGGGATTGGACCGCTTTCTCAACATACCCTCAGCATCATGCTTGATTCTCTGCCAAGAAAATGCCGCGGCTCACAGGTGGCTGATTGGCGAGGCAATCCCAGAAGCATTTAGTGCTTTGATAGCACAACAACCCGCCGGAGCGCTTCAGAAGAGGGCGTGCAAAACTCTTGTGGAGTGCTTGATCATTGCAAAGCAGTATGGGTTGGCATTGCCTGCGGCGGAACTGAAGCAAAGAGTGAAGCAGCACTTGCACGAATTGCCGGGAATCGAAAATATGATAAAGGGGATTATTGGTTTATGA
- a CDS encoding ankyrin repeats (3 copies) domain-containing protein: MRGLDRMEDDLVEDVFLQEGLRPTIAEHAAQCNSLFRKYMVLPDIVPDPTVMDDQLARFTLWTSNMDVYGPLNVSLDYRLRFSPTVVDIIHQLLDVICDTLASLKPINNDPPPQTPSRKRQRISEYSDSKLTRRDDDDASDSDSDVDQAEENFSKITDTIGGTVSRLFRLSNAVRKSAKTNRALKIERYTDDKEANEKIEELTRYTDCYIKFRFPMAPDSLRLAMMEANALRLRRLYYQRSHRRRIDLTVQNPQTKPPEVQLPKIKESAPAVHFAPSALPKPATTNRTSGQGGAPVVPVTTATTARQTAVGALLAKSVTEVPRAKSVLVNNKLSFPPLPSTPECPYCGVIIEFKNSNKTMMWNNHVIGDLEPFICVFPHCLEAGHNKTGPLTFESSKAWIGHMQNAHGHTWECRAPSHPPRTFDQELDYQKHSIEEHDVPKELAGMLSSAAQRPALNKLLECPFGDDFQPPEKAESSAVFSSDALQLHVAAHIKEIALLTLQKLPSDDDAKSIKSDEGSEDDGQGFANVRRSMYSLLDDEKLDFQHDNSEVADVTGDPREEDIRASVSGLDLEDKDESGMTKLHRAVQAGDQDLVESLIKEGANWSSRDNSGRTALWYSPLGRHQSVHVIFLLLLGAGGKAILNLEDDNGQTLVHHYAGLGHEEAVQILVDIGADISITDRYGFSPLLWAVVAGNEAVVIHLLHAGADVNFISGDGRSVLTWAAGLGRYSIALRLLDQYTGMSKTQDSLGVPLEEAAASGSLDIVKLLLEHGGDPNYRDRDGWSAIHWAAEEGYYGVVKLLLEKGANVNAVSSYGTSPLHCAANGGNTHVVSLLLEYGADPLKSTCHGWTALHHAAFMGHPEVVQLLLGDDRVRSSVSQQDNHGWAATGLRQAVVIGNIPIIRLFIKDASHVNRRDSGRRTALYYAAKKRMLPIIDLLLNSGADPNILPQGRKTWEEFISDKDVLQRLHQAGYQRQDTDPELEGQIRRALRPKGQFSIPDRTVSFAPEVESVTPMSWRPTFPTEPEQSSSSVPVSSTTSVPDHSASSTPVESPAPAPQTNDNKRKSRTVRSRATGFWKRLIG; the protein is encoded by the exons ATGAGAGGTCTAGATCGCATGGAAGATGATCTTGTAGAAGATGTCTTTCTCCAAGAGGGCCTGCGCCCGACCATCGCAGAACACGCAGCGCAATGCAACTCGCTCTTCCGTAAATACATGGTTCTGCCAGACATTGTGCCGGATCCTACTGTCATGGACGACCAGCTGGCGCGCTTTACACTCTGGACATCAAATATGGACGTCTATGGACCGCTCAATGTTTCGTTGGACTACAGACTCCGATTCAGTCCCACAGTTGTAGACATTATACATCAGCTCCTAGACGTCATTTGCGATACTTTGGCATCCT TGAAGCCGATCAACAACGACCCGCCCCCGCAGACTCCAAGCAGAAAACGACAGCGTATATCAGAATACAGCGATTCGAAACTCACGAGGagggacgacgacgacgcaaGCGACTCAGACAGCGACGTGGatcaagcagaagagaaCTTTTCGAAAATCACCGACACAATCGGCGGGACAGTGTCACGACTCTTTCGCCTATCCAATGCCGTACGAAAGTCCGCAAAGACTAACCGGGCTCTGAAAATTGAAAGATATACGGACGATAAAGAGGCGAACGAAAAGATAGAGGAATTAACCCGCTACACAGACTGCTACATCAAATTCCGGTTTCCTATGGCTCCTGATTCCCTTCGCTTGGCAATGATGGAAGCCAATGCGCTCCGACTTCGACGACTGTATTATCAGCGATCTCACCGAAGGCGCATCGACTTGACGGTTCAGAATCCTCAAACTAAACCGCCTGAAGTTCAATTgcccaagatcaaggagagtGCTCCGGCTGTACATTTTGCTCCGAGTGCGTTACCAAAGCCTGCGACCACCAACAGAACATCGGGACAAGGTGGTGCCCCGGTGGTGCCGGTAACGACTGCAACAACTGCTCGACAGACTGCTGTTGGAGCTTTATTAGCCAAGTCCGTAACTGAGGTTCCTCGGGCTAAATCGGTTCTGGTGAACAACAAATTGTCGTTCCCTCCATTACCCTCAACACCGGAGTGCCCATACTGCGGCGTTATTATTGAGTTTAAGAACTCTAACAAGACAATGATGTGGAA CAACCATGTCATCGGAGATCTGGAACCTTTCATTTGTGTTTTCCCACACTGTTTAGAGGCAGGTCATAACAAGACCGGCCCGCTCACATTTGAATCATCGAAAGCGTGGATCGGCCACATGCAGAACGCTCACGGACATACATGGGAGTGCAGGGCCCCTTCTCACCCTCCCAGAACCTTTGATCAGGAGCTCGACTATCAGAAGCATTCAATCGAAGAGCATGACGTGCCTAAAGAACTTGCCGGGATGCTCAGCAGCGCAGCACAAAGACCAGCCCTTAATAAGTTGCTGGAGTGCCCATTTGGCGACGACTTTCAACCCCCAGAAAAAGCCGAATCTAGTGCCGTCTTCTCAAGTGATGCTCTCCAGTTGCACGTCGCTGCTCATATAAAAGAGATTGCGTTGCTTACATTGCAAAAACTGCctagcgatgatgatgctaaAAGCATCAAAAGCGACGAAGGatcagaagatgatgggcaGGGGTTTGCAAACGTTCGCAGATCCATGTACAGTTTACTGGATGACGAAAAACTAGACTTCCAGCATGACAACTCTGAAGTTGCAGATGTCACTGGGGACCCCCGTGAAGAAGATATCAGGGCATCGGTATCAGGACTCGACTTGGAGGACAAAGACGAGTCAGGCATGACGAAGCTTCATCGCGCGGTACAGGCTGGCGACCAGGACTTGGTTGAATCCCTGATCAAAGAAGGCGCGAATTGGAGCAGCAGAGACAATAGCGGCAGGACCGCGCTGTGGTATTCTCCCCTAGGAAGGCATCAAAGTGTTCATGTAAtttttctgctgctcctgggcGCAGGCGGTAAAGCCATCCTGAATCTAGAAGATGATAATGGCCAAACATTGGTGCATCACTATGCAGGGTTGGGCCACGAGGAAGCCGTTCAGATCTTGGTCGACATCGGCGCTGATATAAGCATCACTGACAGATATGGATTTTCTCCGCTCCTCTGGGCTGTGGTTGCCGGGAATGAAGCAGTCGTCATCCATTTACTCCACGCAGGCGCAGATGTCAATTTCATAAGTGGCGATGGAAGGTCTGTGCTGACTTGGGCAGCCGGTCTGGGCAGATATAGCATTGCTTTGAGGCTTCTGGACCAATATACTGGCATGTCTAAGACTCAAGATTCGCTGGGTGTGCcactggaagaagcagcagcttctggtaGCCTCGACATTGTAAAATTGCTCCTCGAACATGGTGGGGATCCAAATTATCGCGATCGCGATGGTTGGTCTGCAATACATTGGGCGGCAGAGGAGGGCTACTATGGAGTTGTCAAACTGTTGCTGGAGAAGGGGGCCAACGTCAACGCCGTCAGCTCCTATGGCACATCACCACTGCACTGTGCTGCAAATGGAGGAAATACTCATGTTGTGAGCTTGCTTCTTGAATATGGAGCCGACCCGCTCAAGTCAACATGTCATGGTTGGACTGCACTACATCACGCTGCATTCATGGGACATCCTGAGGTTGTCCAATTGCTTTTAGGAGACGACCGCGTAAGATCCAGTGTTTCTCAGCAGGATAACCATGGCTG GGCGGCCACAGGGTTACGACAAGCTGTTGTCATAGGCAACATTCCTATAATTAGACTCTTCATCAAAGACGCTTCTCATGTTAATAGGAGGGATTCTGGAAGAAGGACTGCACTCTACTACGCTGCAAAGAAGCGCATGCTTCCCATCATAGATCTGCTTCTCAACAGCGGTGCCGATCCCAACATCCTCCCTCAAGGACGCAAGACCTGGGAAGAATTTATCTCAGATAAAGATGTTTTACAAAGGCTTCACCAAGCTGGATACCAAAGACAAGATACTGACCCCGAGTTGGAGGGCCAGATCCGACGCGCACTTAGACCCAAGGGTCAGTTCTCTATTCCGGATCGAACAGTCTCATTCGCACCGGAAGTCGAGTCAGTCACGCCAATGTCGTGGCGGCCTACCTTCCCTACTGAGCCAGAACAATCGTCCTCATCTGTCCCGGTTTCGTCAACGACATCTGTTCCGGATCATTCAGCTTCAAGTACGCCGGTGGAATCGCCGGCGCCTGCACCGCAGACAAATGACAATAAGCGCAAATCGAGGACGGTCCGGTCGCGCGCAACGGGCTTTTGGAAACGGCTGATAGGATAG
- a CDS encoding subtilase family domain-containing protein produces MNVIGDLGLFKAACDYFSRKPPEKPAEPVSLKSQTLAAWVRADAFLQSDANESDEPEPEDIARALRVFEQYVQYSSDGKSDSLTEQGLRQDVSYPKLHAMISNPNTPIRTSKRKRESDAVLEEFSNLDRGAKMRRVLPPREDPNAIDNFDKDPDADFAVRMRKHLVSLDNALRQHWVCVCQRCSGLSVRLSLPQQNKDFNVETSFEVFFGVRAPGETALQEAKITIKDIHNSRMRSASEPVVSTTPEFVHLCQSITESLGQQNCLHLALEGGIFQRLRPQPKTFGGDQMSRTVSLSALFQRQQELRGKSALPLKGKRILAVTLAAALLPFLETPWIQPSFNHSHILFVDPLEDGQLPDITKPFLAMEHVPIIAAGRAANGVNADSSKHNVHPNASVLALGILLCELHYCTPIELMGDDPHGTRNVNSDYYTCLKLLNNLEADAGRDYFLATRACLRWEYLPPGQDAAFESDDVQRLFYQNVIKRLEAEIFKSWGLRMENLGSLDPQQNQLCWGPFGQEVVRHETAKVEISDNGSRAIPYRSMSDATPAAYTTLAPDTVPRATGSRQPSPNPQFRAQLVEKSLYFFDASHQAGNGQESPLSIQWMDNLLASIYTHVDPFDAFEPGTRTFEPVRIAILDSGWDPENPLLMTDQGQDPRIRNWQSFVSGKENDTRDEIGHGTHALGLLLKVATCAEVYVARVAGRETLDRGTYDDIAKAIEHAVDVWNVDIISMSFGIREYNKPMQVAISKALANQTLLFAAASNDGANLGRAFPAKYPSVFCIHSTDGNGNPSTFNPTADDKDVNFSLLGENVSSHWPIGKNGHFEHVNVMSGTSVATPIAAGLAASILSFVRQQEQHMPPGGDLLGPWLKDVHSMDEVLKSMVKQRRGQGYDYITPHTLFDRKSTREEVYNKIKSIRKHLYD; encoded by the exons ATGAATGTGATTGGGGACCTCGGTCTGTTCAAGGCCGCGTGCGATTATTTCTCTCGAAAACCACCGGAAAAACCAGCGGAGCCCGTATCATTAAAATCACAAACACTCGCAGCCTGGGTACGCGCAGATGCATTTCTGCAGAGCGACGCCAATGAATCCGAcgagcctgagcctgaggACATCGCAAGAGCGCTGCGCGTATTTGAACAGTATGTCCAATATAGCTCAGATGGGAAATCGGATTCT CTTACGGAGCAGGGTTTACGCCAGGATGTGTCGTATCCCAAGCTTCACGCGATGATTTCCAACCCGAACACTCCCATTCGTACCAGTAAACGGAAACGAGAAAGTGACGCCGTCCTTGAGGAATTTTCGAACTTGGACCGGGGGGCAAAGATGCGCCGAGTTCTACCTCCTCGCGAAGACCCGAATGCCATCGACAATTTTGACAAAGACCCCGATGCTGATTTCGCCGTGCGCATGAGGAAGCATCTAGTGTCCTTGGACAATGCGTTGCGGCAGCACTGGGTATGCGTTTGCCAGAGATGCTCAGGGTTGAGCGTGAGACTTTCGCTGCCACAGCAGAACAAAGATTTCAACGTTGAGACGAGCTTCGAAGTGTTTTTCGGCGTGCGGGCTCCAGGTGAAACTGCATtgcaagaagcaaaaataaCGATCAA AGACATACACAACAGCAGGATGAGAAGCGCGTCTGAGCCCGTAGTTAGCACCACGCCCGAATTTGTCCACCTATGCCAAAGCATTACAGAGTCGCTCGGTCAGCAAAACTGCTTGCACTTGGCTCTTGAGGGTGGGATATTTCAGAGGCTTCGTCCGCAGCCAAAGACTTTTGGCGGCGATCAAATGTCGCGAACGGTATCTTTGTCGGCTCTGTTCCAGCGTCAGCAAGAATTACGTGGTAAATCTGCATTACCACTCAAGGGGAAGCGAATATTAGCTGTCACACTAGCTGCTGCGCTGCTCCCATTCTTGGAGACGCCGTGGATACAGCCTTCCTTCAATCACTCACATATTCTATTTGTTGATCCACTGGAGGATGGACAACTCCCCGACATCACGAAGCCCTTTCTGGCCATGGAACACGTTCCGATCATCGCAGCCGGCAGGGCAGCTAATGGAGTCAATGCTGACAGCTCTAAACACAATGTTCATCCCAATGCGAGTGTGCTAGCGCTAGGTATACTCTTGTGTGAGCTTCACTATTGCACACCTATAGAGTTGATGGGAGATGACCCGCACGGGACCAGGAACGTCAATTCCGATTATTATACCTGCCTTAAATTGCTCAACAATCTAGAAGCTGACGCCGGCAGAGATTACTTTCTCGCCACGAGAGCATGCCTGCGGTGGGAGTACCTCCCTCCTGGACAGGATGCCGCCTTTGAATCTGACGACGTTCAGCGGCTCTTCTATCAAAACGTCATTAAACGACTCGAAGCTGAGATATTCAAGTCATGGGGTCTTCGAATGGAGAACTTGGGCTCACTTGATCCTCAACAAAATCAGCTCTGCTGGGGTCCCTTTGGTCAAGAAGTTGTCCGTCATGAAACAGCCAAGGTCGAGATCTCTGACAACGGATCACGGGCAATCCCATATCGTTCGATGTCTGACGCCACACCCGCGGCCTACACAACTCTCGCGCCCGATACGGTACCACGAGCGACGGGGTCGCGACAACCTTCTCCAAACCCCCAATTTCGTGCACAGCTCGTCGAGAAGAGTCTGTACTTTTTTGACGCAAGTCACCAGGCGGGCAATGGACAAGA GAGTCCGCTTTCGATACAATGGATGGACAACCTTCTCGCCTCGATTTATACCCACGTTGATCCTTTCGACGCCTTTGAGCCTGGTACCAGAACGTTCGAGCCCGTGCGAATAGCCATCTTGGATTCTGGATGGGACCCTGAAAATCCACTTCTAATGACCGACCAGGGACAAGATCCACGAATCAGGAACTGGCAAAGTTTTGTGagcggaaaagaaaatgatacTCGAGACGAGATCGGGCACGGCACTCATGCTCTTGGACTTCTGCTCAAAGTTGCCACATGCGCTGAGGTCTACGTCGCCAGAGTTGCAGGTCGCGAGACTCTAGATCGTGGCACTTACGATGACATTGCAAAG GCCATTGAGCACGCAGTTGATGTGTGGAATGTGGATATTATATCAATGTCATTCGGGATTCGGGAATACAACAAGCCTATGCAAGTGGCCATATCTAAGGCACTAGCCAATCAGACACTGCTCTTCGCCGCGGCATCGAATGACGGAGCAAATCTTGGGCGAGCTTTTCCGGCCAAATATCCCAGCGTCTTTTGCATTCACTCAACGGATGGAAACGGCAATCCCTCCACGTTCAACCCAACAGCAGATGACAAAGATGTCAACTTCAGCTTACTAGGAGAGAATGTCTCTTCTCACTGGCCAATTGGCAAGAATGGCCATTTTGAACATGTCAATGTCATGTCAGGCACATCAGTCGCGACACCGATTGCCGCTGGGCTTGCCGCATCGATCCTATCTTTTGTCCGGCAGCAGGAACAACACATGCCTCCGGGAGGTGACCTGCTAGGGCCGTGGCTGAAAGACGTCCATTCAATGGATGAGGTTTTGAAGAGTATGGTTAAGCAGAGGAGAGGGCAAGGTTATGACTACATCACGCCTCATACACTCTTTGATAGGAAGTCGACAAGGGAGGAGGTTTACAACAAGATTAAGAGTATCAGAAAACACTTGTATGACTAG
- a CDS encoding hemolysin-III related domain-containing protein: MSETQLKKRQVPQVSMNSTNNPANQPKAKKSRTVSWNEVADWQFDNKYILSGYRPENGDYLEVLASLTFLHNETCNVYTHLIGALILPILAPLVLRVLSQPQFLNVSSMDYAAFGVYFWCAEICLILSSLYHLIQPHSHRVDLFWHGMDLLGIVIVTVGTFSSGIFYVFFCEADLQKLHWGIILSTGTITGVLISNPILKTPRWRKVKVGAFVVFGASSFIPLLHGVQRYGLEYMLQYSGMKWYLVELTFYGTGVSLYGFRIPERLSPGTFDIFGSGHQLFHVAILCAMYSHVTALLQGFTTCHTLDVCQLQGLH; encoded by the exons ATGTCAGAAACACAACTCAAGAAACGACAGGTGCCGCAAGTCAGCATGAACAGCACGAACAACCCCGCAAATCAGCCAAAGGCCAAAAAATCGCGAACCGTATCGTGGAACGAGGTTGCTGACTGGCAGTTTGACAACAAGTATATCCTCAGCGGGTATCGGCCAGAAAACGGAGACTATCTGGAAGTCCTTGCCAGCCTGACCTTTTTGCACAACGAGACTTGCAATGTGTACACTCATCTGATCGGGGCTCTGATCCTACCGATCTTGGCACCTCTCGTTCTTCGGGTGTTGTCCCAGCCTCAATTTCTCAATGTCTCGTCCATGGACTATGCGGCGTTTGGAGTCTACTTTTGGTGTGCGGAGATTTGTTTAATCTTGAGCTCGCTTTACCACCTGATACAGCCTCACTCGCATCGCGTAGACCTGTTCTGGCATGGAATGGATTTGCTTGGTATTGTCATTGTCACAGTGGGCACGTTCTCATCTGGCATCTTCTATGTGTTTTTCTGCGAAGCGGACTTGCAAAAACTGCATTGGGGTATT ATCTTATCCACGGGCACAATCACCGGTGTTCTCATCTCGAACCCCATTCTTAAAACGCCGCGCTGGCGGAAAGTGAAAGTGGGTGCCtttgttgtctttggcgCTTCATCGTTCATCCCACTGCTACATGGAGTCCAACGATACGGCCTTGAATACATGCTCCAATACTCTGGAATGAAATGGTACTTGGTCGAGCTTACCTTCTATGGCACTGGAGTCAGCCTTTACGGG TTCCGAATTCCGGAGCGTTTGTCGCCAGGTACATTTGATATCTTTGGAAGCGGACACCAGCTCTTTCATGTCGCCATCTTATGCGCAATGTACTCACATGTGACCGCTCTGCTGCAAGGTTTCACAACCTGTCATACCTTGGATGTGTGTCAACTTCAAGGTCTTCACTAA